From one Caldithrix abyssi DSM 13497 genomic stretch:
- a CDS encoding ABC transporter ATP-binding protein, translating to MNDKPLIVENIEKSFGGVRALRGVSLQLEPGQIYGLIGPDGAGKTTLMRIIVTLLKADAGSVWFLGRNAARDITFVRRNIGYMPQRFSLYPDLTVEENLRFFGDLFGVQPQVQAERLQKLYRFSRLGPFKKRMADALSGGMKQKLALSCMLIHEPAVMIMDEPTYGVDPVSRAELWDILKELAADGKTILVSTAYMDEALLCDHVALIFKGKVLASGRPQALIRSMKQPLYLIKTQNAHGLYHALQKLFAKNDFNLFGEGVHLFDRQNLGMDHIRRKLKENHFPFDLIKPIEPNIEDIFLNLIHQHGDGE from the coding sequence ATGAACGACAAACCGTTGATCGTAGAAAACATCGAAAAATCTTTTGGCGGCGTGCGCGCCCTGCGCGGGGTCAGCCTGCAACTGGAACCCGGCCAAATTTACGGATTAATCGGGCCGGACGGCGCAGGCAAAACCACCTTAATGCGCATCATTGTTACCCTGCTAAAGGCTGACGCAGGATCGGTCTGGTTCTTGGGTAGAAACGCGGCCAGAGACATTACCTTTGTAAGACGAAACATCGGCTACATGCCGCAGCGTTTTAGCCTGTATCCGGATTTAACCGTAGAAGAAAACCTGCGTTTTTTTGGGGATTTGTTTGGCGTCCAACCCCAGGTTCAGGCCGAACGCCTGCAAAAACTTTACCGCTTTTCCCGCCTTGGCCCTTTTAAAAAACGAATGGCCGATGCGCTTTCCGGCGGCATGAAGCAAAAGCTGGCCCTTTCTTGCATGTTAATCCACGAACCTGCTGTCATGATCATGGATGAACCAACGTACGGGGTGGATCCTGTATCGCGCGCCGAGCTGTGGGATATTTTAAAAGAACTGGCGGCCGATGGCAAAACGATTCTGGTCAGCACCGCTTACATGGATGAAGCCCTGCTATGCGACCATGTGGCATTGATTTTTAAGGGAAAGGTTTTAGCCAGCGGCCGGCCGCAAGCCCTGATCCGGAGCATGAAACAGCCTTTGTACCTGATTAAAACCCAGAATGCGCACGGTTTGTACCATGCACTGCAAAAGCTGTTTGCAAAAAATGACTTCAACCTGTTTGGCGAGGGCGTCCATTTGTTCGACCGGCAAAATCTGGGCATGGACCACATTCGTCGCAAGTTAAAAGAAAACCATTTTCCGTTTGACTTAATAAAACCCATTGAACCCAATATTGAAGATATATTTTTGAATTTAATCCATCAACATGGGGACGGCGAATAA
- a CDS encoding ABC transporter ATP-binding protein produces the protein MEWAVEVDNLTRKFGDFTAVDHVSFRVKKGEIFGFLGANGAGKTTTIRMLCGLLTPTSGQARVAGFDVFTQPERIKQNIGYMSQRFSLYEDLTVRENIQFYGGIYGLSRKKIKQKSEELLRYLRLTERADTLTAELPPGIKQRMALSTALLHEPQIVFLDEPTSGVDPESRRQFWLLIYELAAQGKTIFVTTHFMDEAEYCQRISIMQEGKIIELDAPQSLKKKYRAATMQEVFMKSIGEQSP, from the coding sequence ATGGAATGGGCGGTTGAAGTTGATAACCTGACGCGTAAATTTGGCGATTTTACGGCTGTGGATCATGTTTCGTTTCGCGTCAAAAAGGGAGAGATTTTTGGCTTTTTAGGCGCCAACGGAGCCGGTAAAACAACCACCATTCGCATGCTTTGCGGTTTGCTAACTCCCACCTCCGGTCAGGCCAGGGTGGCCGGCTTTGATGTGTTTACTCAACCGGAGCGCATTAAACAGAACATCGGTTACATGAGTCAACGCTTTAGCCTGTACGAAGATTTAACCGTGCGCGAGAACATTCAGTTTTACGGCGGAATTTACGGCCTGAGCCGCAAAAAGATCAAACAAAAAAGCGAAGAGCTGCTGCGCTATTTACGATTGACCGAGCGGGCAGATACTTTGACAGCCGAACTGCCGCCAGGCATCAAACAACGCATGGCCCTCAGTACGGCTTTGCTGCACGAACCGCAGATCGTCTTTTTAGACGAGCCCACCAGCGGCGTGGACCCGGAATCGCGCCGGCAGTTCTGGCTGCTGATCTACGAGCTGGCGGCACAGGGGAAGACTATTTTTGTCACCACGCATTTTATGGACGAGGCCGAATATTGCCAGCGCATCTCCATCATGCAAGAAGGCAAAATCATTGAACTGGACGCGCCGCAAAGCCTCAAGAAAAAATATCGCGCGGCAACCATGCAAGAAGTCTTCATGAAATCGATCGGAGAGCAAAGCCCATGA
- a CDS encoding ABC transporter permease, with amino-acid sequence MSRTFRSIVKKEFLHIVRDYQTLIIIFIMPVLMLLLFGYAITLEMRQIEIAVVDHARTPQSRLLINHLQSSDFFNIRAYNVPEGAFESLLQKRKVRCILVIPADFSQSLNQEVFTPVQLLIDASDPNAANFIQNYLLKITGLFNAENNPDFKLPFEIIPRFMFNPDLKSEYFFVPGLIAVIILLISALLTSIAIVREKERGTFEQILVSPVHATQIILGKVIPYIALGFIDSLIILFIGHVWFQVPIHGSLLLLFATLIVYLLTGLSFGLFVSTVTDSQRTAMLIALLMTILPTILLSGFIFPISSMPLIFQYVSQIIPATHFLKIIRGILLKGNGLMEIKMEIVYLMGLSAFMMALSIKKFKTGLE; translated from the coding sequence ATGAGCCGAACCTTTCGCAGTATTGTAAAAAAAGAGTTTTTACACATCGTGCGCGATTATCAAACGTTGATCATTATTTTCATCATGCCGGTGCTGATGCTCCTCCTGTTTGGTTACGCCATCACCCTAGAAATGCGTCAAATCGAAATTGCTGTGGTCGATCATGCGCGAACGCCGCAAAGCAGGTTGTTAATTAACCATTTACAAAGCAGCGACTTTTTCAACATCCGGGCTTATAATGTTCCGGAAGGGGCCTTTGAATCCCTGTTGCAAAAACGAAAAGTCCGTTGCATTCTGGTTATTCCGGCCGACTTTAGCCAGTCGCTGAATCAGGAAGTATTTACGCCGGTTCAACTTTTAATCGACGCCAGCGATCCCAATGCGGCCAACTTTATTCAGAACTACCTGTTAAAAATCACGGGCCTTTTCAACGCCGAAAATAATCCGGATTTTAAACTTCCTTTTGAAATTATTCCGCGCTTCATGTTCAATCCCGATTTAAAGTCGGAGTACTTTTTTGTTCCCGGTCTGATTGCCGTCATTATTTTGCTGATCAGCGCCCTGCTGACCAGCATCGCCATTGTGCGCGAAAAAGAACGCGGCACGTTCGAACAAATTCTGGTCAGTCCGGTACATGCCACGCAGATCATTTTAGGAAAGGTCATCCCTTACATTGCGCTGGGTTTTATCGACAGCCTGATAATTCTGTTTATCGGTCACGTCTGGTTTCAGGTGCCGATTCACGGCTCGCTGTTACTCTTGTTTGCAACGCTCATCGTCTATCTACTAACCGGTCTTAGCTTTGGCCTGTTTGTCTCCACCGTTACGGATTCGCAGCGTACGGCCATGTTGATCGCCCTGTTAATGACCATTTTGCCGACTATTTTACTCAGCGGATTTATCTTCCCCATTTCCAGCATGCCGCTCATCTTTCAATATGTCAGTCAGATCATTCCGGCGACTCATTTTCTGAAGATCATTCGCGGAATCCTGCTAAAAGGCAACGGCCTGATGGAAATCAAAATGGAAATCGTTTACCTGATGGGACTGTCCGCTTTTATGATGGCCCTGAGCATTAAAAAATTCAAGACAGGTCTGGAGTAA
- a CDS encoding ABC transporter permease, which produces MQRLLYLIQKEFRQIVREKIFIGIIFVVPVLQLVVIGFAVTTDVKNVSTVLVDEDNASFSRRIEDVLQTSDVFHYLGRLPNMAAARVWITEGKAQLAVVIPPGFERKVKSGRFPKIMTLIDGVDGNSAGVIAAYVNLLAQRLQREWLPQSNAFARQLQNIHLLRLETRMLYNPDLKSVNNIVPGILAMLIMIITSYLTGMSIVREKEIGTLEQLMVTPIRNWELLAGKIIPLALIVMALFNVGMFAARLIFGLWMKGGILGLELMAALFALSGLSLGILISTVARTQQQAMFLAWFFMVFSLLLSGFFIPIENMPPAIQAITYLNPARYFMVIVREIYLKGTPLKYLWGQAAAMTVFGVLMFILASLRFQKRIA; this is translated from the coding sequence ATGCAACGCTTGCTGTATTTAATACAAAAGGAATTTCGCCAGATCGTACGTGAAAAAATCTTTATCGGTATTATTTTTGTGGTGCCCGTGTTGCAGCTGGTCGTCATCGGCTTTGCCGTAACAACGGATGTAAAGAATGTTTCCACCGTACTGGTGGACGAAGACAACGCTTCATTCAGCCGACGCATCGAAGATGTTTTGCAAACCTCCGACGTTTTTCACTATCTGGGCCGCCTGCCGAATATGGCCGCGGCGCGCGTCTGGATTACCGAAGGCAAGGCGCAACTGGCCGTTGTCATTCCGCCAGGCTTTGAGCGAAAGGTAAAGAGCGGACGATTCCCGAAAATAATGACCCTGATCGACGGGGTTGACGGCAATTCGGCGGGCGTTATTGCAGCCTATGTTAACCTTTTAGCGCAGCGCCTGCAAAGAGAGTGGCTTCCGCAGAGCAACGCTTTTGCCAGACAGCTGCAGAACATTCATTTGCTAAGGCTCGAAACGCGCATGCTTTACAATCCCGATCTTAAAAGCGTTAACAACATCGTACCGGGCATTTTAGCCATGCTGATCATGATCATAACTTCTTATTTGACCGGTATGTCCATAGTGCGCGAAAAAGAGATTGGCACTCTGGAACAGCTCATGGTTACCCCAATCCGCAACTGGGAACTGCTGGCAGGCAAAATTATCCCCCTGGCTTTGATTGTTATGGCGCTTTTTAATGTGGGAATGTTTGCCGCTCGCTTAATTTTCGGTCTGTGGATGAAGGGCGGCATTCTGGGGCTTGAACTGATGGCCGCTCTGTTTGCCCTTAGCGGCCTGTCTCTGGGCATTCTAATTTCGACCGTGGCCCGCACCCAACAACAGGCCATGTTTTTAGCCTGGTTTTTTATGGTTTTTTCATTATTGCTTTCCGGATTTTTCATTCCCATCGAAAACATGCCGCCGGCCATTCAGGCCATCACCTATCTGAATCCCGCGCGGTATTTTATGGTCATTGTCAGGGAGATTTATCTAAAAGGGACGCCGCTTAAATACCTGTGGGGTCAGGCGGCGGCCATGACGGTTTTTGGCGTATTGATGTTTATCCTGGCCAGCCTGCGCTTTCAAAAGCGGATTGCCTGA
- a CDS encoding TIGR01212 family radical SAM protein (This family includes YhcC from E. coli K-12, an uncharacterized radical SAM protein.) produces the protein MKKSETATKRLFAWGTSHRYNRFVDFQRKIYGERVQKVTVDAGFTCPNRDGTVARGGCIYCNNESFNPGYNSASKTIRQQIDEGIEFLKRRYKNVNKFIVYFQPYSNTYAPLETLKRYYEQALSHPEVIGLTIGTRPDCVDEAKIAYLENLAGEYDITIEYGLESISDETLKKINRGHDVQSYLDALEMTQNRGIKICTHMIFGFPWEDETLWLETAQWLSEKPFDFLKIHQLHVVTNTALERMYKKEPFPLMGPEAYIDLIIRFLERLNPRIVIQRLFGEAPPRTLVAPHWGVRNTQLTRLLESEMNRRDTWQGKAYKSL, from the coding sequence ATGAAGAAAAGCGAAACCGCAACAAAAAGGCTTTTTGCCTGGGGTACGTCTCATCGTTACAACCGTTTTGTGGATTTTCAGCGGAAGATATACGGCGAACGCGTACAAAAGGTTACGGTGGACGCCGGATTTACCTGCCCCAACCGCGACGGTACGGTGGCGCGCGGCGGTTGCATCTACTGCAATAACGAAAGTTTTAATCCCGGCTACAACAGCGCATCTAAAACCATTCGCCAGCAAATCGACGAAGGAATCGAGTTTTTAAAACGCCGTTACAAAAACGTAAACAAATTTATCGTTTATTTTCAGCCCTACAGCAATACCTACGCCCCTCTTGAAACCTTAAAACGCTACTACGAACAGGCCCTAAGCCATCCGGAGGTCATCGGCCTGACCATTGGCACGCGGCCGGATTGCGTGGACGAAGCCAAAATTGCCTATCTGGAAAATCTGGCTGGAGAGTACGATATAACCATTGAATATGGCCTGGAATCGATCTCCGATGAAACTTTGAAAAAAATTAACCGCGGTCACGATGTACAGTCGTATTTAGATGCCCTGGAAATGACCCAAAATCGGGGCATTAAAATTTGCACGCACATGATTTTCGGCTTTCCCTGGGAAGACGAGACCCTGTGGCTGGAAACCGCGCAGTGGCTTTCGGAAAAACCGTTTGACTTTTTAAAGATTCACCAATTACACGTGGTAACCAATACGGCTTTGGAAAGGATGTACAAAAAAGAGCCTTTCCCTTTAATGGGCCCGGAAGCCTACATCGATTTGATCATCCGTTTTCTGGAACGACTGAATCCGCGCATTGTTATCCAGCGTTTGTTCGGCGAGGCGCCGCCGCGCACCCTGGTAGCTCCTCACTGGGGCGTGCGCAACACACAGCTTACGCGTCTGCTGGAATCAGAGATGAATAGACGCGACACCTGGCAGGGAAAAGCGTATAAGAGCCTATGA
- a CDS encoding EamA family transporter translates to MIYLLIVSLLWAFSFGLIKGQLTNLDPIFVAFARLVIALLVFMPFFRWKKFKAQWPLLLIGAVQFGLMYIFYIYSYQWLKSFQVALFTIFTPLYVTLLEDLLRKKFHALHLGAALLSILGTGIILWTEIDSRQIVVGFLFVQASNLCFALGQILYRKKRLKSNGIKEEAQIFAALYLGAALITGLAALCSVPWQTIVLTKNQIWTLIYLGILASGFGFFLWNYGALKVNAGTLAVFNNLKIPLAIGVSLLIFGEKTNIVRLLAGGTLVGMALWINEKFSYKLKS, encoded by the coding sequence ATGATATATTTATTGATTGTTTCATTGCTCTGGGCCTTCTCGTTTGGTTTAATCAAAGGCCAGCTGACGAATCTTGATCCGATTTTCGTGGCCTTTGCGCGCCTGGTAATCGCCCTGCTGGTTTTTATGCCTTTTTTCCGCTGGAAAAAGTTTAAAGCGCAGTGGCCATTGCTGCTGATTGGCGCCGTTCAATTTGGCCTGATGTACATTTTTTACATTTATTCCTATCAGTGGCTAAAGTCCTTTCAGGTGGCCCTGTTCACCATTTTTACGCCGCTTTATGTTACCCTGCTTGAAGACCTTTTGCGGAAGAAATTCCATGCTTTGCATCTGGGGGCGGCTCTGCTTTCTATTTTAGGGACGGGCATCATATTGTGGACGGAAATCGACAGCCGCCAAATTGTTGTGGGATTTTTATTCGTTCAGGCCTCGAACCTCTGTTTTGCCCTCGGGCAAATTTTGTATCGCAAAAAACGCCTAAAGTCTAACGGCATTAAAGAAGAAGCGCAAATTTTTGCCGCCCTTTACCTGGGCGCGGCCCTGATTACGGGTCTTGCCGCTTTATGCAGCGTTCCCTGGCAGACAATTGTTCTAACGAAAAATCAAATCTGGACGTTAATCTATCTGGGAATATTGGCCTCCGGATTTGGGTTTTTCTTATGGAACTACGGGGCGCTAAAAGTGAATGCCGGAACGCTGGCCGTTTTCAATAATTTAAAAATTCCGCTGGCTATAGGCGTTTCGCTGTTGATCTTTGGAGAAAAAACCAATATCGTTCGCCTGCTTGCCGGCGGTACGCTGGTCGGCATGGCGTTGTGGATCAACGAAAAATTTTCTTATAAACTAAAATCTTAA
- a CDS encoding TonB-dependent receptor plug domain-containing protein — MKRCILLLLIFLMALYGQQSASITFELKEPIIITASRAPSSLMSAARTVSVLDSGAISRLPVHSVQDALGYIAGIDLQQRGSQGVQADVSLRGAGYEQTLILIDGIKVNDPQSGHHNLNLAFSLQDIERIEVLKGSGSRLYGPNAMGGVINIITKKPLTQKLDFSIIGGDFRYNEFNLNYDFQALKANHRLSLNRSNSSGYRPNTDFTIQTATYKNSFAIKHNPFHFTAAYNAKDFGASRFYHPAFPYQKEKTETFFLNMAGQIFSDATMPTFSPKIYWRRHHDDFLLDYTRPEWYHNKHQTDVLGAELLTAFSSRLGRTSILGEWQHSKIVSSNLGDHQRNMAGFSAEQQFTVRRWQIVLGSSFYYYNRWGWQISPGVDVSLQLTPHFTLYASGGTGFRPPTFTELYYHSPANRGNPQLKPERSVDIETGARFRTKRTLTSFALFRRYGSNLIDWIFESEGQYWQAENVLQLTTSGLEVSSQWTTQRHLLKNIHFNYTYLTSDKAGRQIISKYVFNYLRHQFILGIDQQFVNRRLALSWKLRYEDRINSQAYFLTDVHVSWQIKRWRIFSHISNLFDQKYQDFASIPQPGRWFKMGVRFSVF; from the coding sequence ATGAAGCGATGCATTTTGCTACTTTTAATTTTCCTGATGGCGCTTTATGGTCAGCAAAGCGCTTCAATCACCTTTGAATTGAAGGAACCGATTATTATTACGGCATCGCGCGCGCCCTCCAGCTTAATGAGCGCGGCGCGAACGGTTTCCGTGCTGGATTCGGGCGCCATCTCTCGTCTGCCGGTCCATTCCGTTCAGGATGCGCTGGGTTACATCGCCGGCATAGATTTGCAACAGCGCGGCAGTCAGGGCGTGCAGGCCGATGTCAGTTTACGCGGCGCCGGTTACGAACAGACTCTGATTTTAATCGACGGCATTAAGGTAAACGATCCGCAAAGCGGCCATCACAATTTAAACCTTGCTTTTTCCTTGCAGGATATTGAACGAATCGAGGTTTTAAAAGGAAGCGGCTCCCGCCTTTATGGGCCTAACGCCATGGGCGGCGTCATCAATATTATTACTAAAAAACCGCTGACCCAAAAACTCGATTTTTCAATAATTGGCGGCGATTTTCGCTACAATGAATTCAATCTCAATTACGATTTTCAGGCGCTAAAGGCCAATCACAGGTTGAGCCTGAATCGCTCCAATAGTTCGGGATATCGCCCCAATACGGATTTTACCATCCAGACGGCGACTTACAAAAACAGCTTTGCAATTAAGCATAATCCGTTTCATTTTACAGCCGCCTACAACGCCAAAGATTTTGGAGCCAGTCGTTTTTACCATCCGGCCTTCCCCTATCAAAAGGAAAAAACCGAAACCTTTTTCTTAAATATGGCGGGACAAATTTTCTCTGACGCAACCATGCCGACCTTTTCGCCAAAGATTTACTGGCGGCGGCACCATGATGATTTCTTGTTGGATTACACGCGCCCTGAATGGTATCACAACAAGCACCAAACGGATGTGCTGGGCGCCGAATTATTAACCGCTTTTTCCTCTCGCCTGGGACGCACGTCCATCCTGGGAGAATGGCAGCACAGTAAAATCGTGAGTAGCAATCTGGGAGATCATCAACGAAATATGGCCGGTTTTTCAGCCGAGCAGCAGTTTACTGTTCGCCGCTGGCAGATTGTTCTGGGCAGTTCGTTTTACTATTACAACCGTTGGGGATGGCAGATCAGCCCCGGGGTTGACGTCAGTCTTCAGCTCACGCCCCATTTTACGCTTTACGCCTCGGGCGGCACTGGCTTTCGACCGCCCACCTTCACCGAACTGTACTACCACAGCCCGGCCAATCGGGGCAATCCACAGCTAAAGCCGGAACGCAGCGTCGACATCGAAACGGGAGCCCGTTTTAGAACAAAGCGAACGCTTACGTCTTTTGCCCTGTTCCGCCGTTACGGTTCCAACCTGATCGACTGGATTTTTGAAAGCGAAGGACAGTACTGGCAGGCGGAAAATGTTTTGCAGCTCACCACCAGCGGACTGGAAGTTTCATCGCAATGGACGACCCAACGCCATTTGCTTAAAAACATCCATTTCAATTACACCTATTTAACCTCCGACAAAGCGGGTCGCCAGATCATATCGAAGTATGTGTTTAATTATTTACGCCACCAGTTTATCCTTGGCATCGATCAACAATTTGTAAATCGCCGCCTTGCATTATCGTGGAAACTGCGCTATGAAGATCGGATTAACAGCCAGGCTTATTTTTTAACCGACGTGCATGTTAGCTGGCAAATAAAAAGGTGGCGTATTTTTAGCCACATTTCAAACTTGTTCGATCAAAAATATCAGGATTTTGCATCCATCCCCCAGCCGGGAAGGTGGTTCAAGATGGGCGTGCGCTTCAGCGTTTTTTAG
- a CDS encoding response regulator produces the protein MVKVLVVDDAPDVREMISDFLQMEGYNVVTASNGLEALEVMEKENPQVAVVDIEMPRMNGLEFAKKVLNQNPDFPIVIISAYVEKYSMEYISKIGIKNILRKPIKLVELSKAIKELSNHKPNNSPV, from the coding sequence ATGGTTAAAGTTCTGGTGGTGGACGATGCGCCCGATGTCCGTGAGATGATCTCAGATTTTCTGCAAATGGAAGGCTACAATGTGGTAACTGCCTCTAACGGTCTGGAAGCTCTGGAAGTAATGGAAAAAGAAAACCCTCAGGTTGCGGTTGTAGATATAGAAATGCCCCGGATGAACGGTCTGGAATTTGCAAAAAAAGTATTGAACCAGAATCCAGACTTTCCCATCGTCATTATTAGCGCTTATGTGGAAAAGTATTCCATGGAATACATCTCAAAGATTGGCATTAAAAATATTTTAAGAAAACCGATTAAATTGGTTGAGCTTTCTAAAGCTATTAAAGAATTGAGCAATCATAAGCCCAACAATTCGCCAGTCTGA
- a CDS encoding P1 family peptidase: MLDRLKIGHYTDTERGTGCTVVLPPSGNVCSACAFGAAPGTRELALLSPDKKIQEIHALVLTGGSAFGLNAAHGVMEELAKDGIGFKTHYGLVPIVPAAVIFDKNIGSAQAYPAVEDARKAYRQAQFNNKEMGNVGAGTGATVGKWAGMEYAMKAGLGLAEIAFEGIRVLALTVVNAVGDVLDEQGNILAGAVDHSGAFLAATGKERRWGAPKIGMGANTVLTAVFTNFNCSKTEAHFLAKRAHLAIARKIEPPHTSFDGDVSFVCCLPEKDVTIDLAASLVMNAVEQSIENGVMAAERLLGFRSIHEIRGRK; this comes from the coding sequence ATGCTTGATCGTCTGAAAATAGGACATTATACAGACACAGAACGCGGTACGGGCTGCACAGTAGTGCTCCCTCCATCTGGCAATGTTTGCTCGGCCTGCGCTTTTGGCGCTGCGCCGGGCACGCGGGAGTTGGCCCTTTTATCCCCGGATAAAAAGATTCAGGAAATCCATGCGCTGGTGCTAACCGGGGGAAGCGCCTTTGGCTTAAACGCCGCGCATGGAGTGATGGAAGAACTGGCTAAAGATGGGATCGGTTTTAAAACGCATTACGGCCTTGTTCCCATTGTTCCGGCGGCGGTAATCTTTGATAAGAACATTGGTAGCGCGCAAGCCTATCCCGCGGTAGAAGATGCCAGAAAGGCTTATCGACAGGCTCAATTTAACAATAAGGAGATGGGAAACGTCGGCGCCGGCACAGGCGCTACGGTGGGAAAATGGGCCGGGATGGAGTATGCCATGAAGGCTGGGCTGGGCCTGGCCGAAATCGCTTTTGAGGGAATACGCGTTCTGGCGCTGACGGTGGTTAACGCCGTGGGAGACGTGCTGGATGAGCAGGGGAATATTCTGGCCGGAGCCGTGGATCATTCCGGCGCCTTTCTGGCCGCCACTGGCAAAGAGAGACGCTGGGGGGCGCCTAAGATTGGCATGGGCGCAAACACTGTTTTAACCGCCGTGTTTACCAATTTTAACTGTTCCAAAACAGAGGCCCATTTTCTGGCCAAACGCGCCCACCTGGCCATTGCCCGCAAAATTGAGCCGCCGCACACCTCATTTGACGGGGATGTGAGTTTTGTCTGTTGCCTCCCGGAAAAAGATGTGACGATCGACCTTGCGGCTTCGCTGGTCATGAACGCCGTTGAGCAATCCATTGAAAACGGCGTTATGGCGGCTGAGCGTTTACTCGGTTTTCGAAGTATCCATGAAATAAGGGGACGGAAATGA
- a CDS encoding stage II sporulation protein M — MIAEIKQSLSLINFQLFLFSMVLFFAGYTLAPWAYYKDIKFLLAYPKWLAKKLDKLASRHWHFATLFMFILGVNTFSLFIDLLSGLAPLLPVVFAVWTGFNVGVITYHTLVGKFYFASLLNPVALFELPAAFIAFTLALQYNCVLIGCRWLGDIPQNFSAYLKAFFWIVMPLLIIAGLIETFAIKFAQRIEEAEEEKDKTKDDL; from the coding sequence ATGATTGCAGAAATCAAACAGAGCTTATCTCTTATTAATTTCCAGCTGTTCCTGTTTAGCATGGTGCTCTTTTTTGCCGGATATACTCTTGCGCCCTGGGCTTATTATAAAGACATAAAGTTTCTGCTGGCCTACCCTAAATGGCTCGCTAAAAAATTGGACAAATTAGCTTCCAGGCACTGGCATTTTGCCACTCTGTTTATGTTCATTTTAGGCGTCAATACCTTTTCTTTATTTATTGATTTACTTTCCGGCCTGGCGCCTCTTTTGCCTGTGGTGTTTGCCGTGTGGACCGGTTTTAATGTGGGCGTTATTACCTATCACACCCTGGTCGGTAAATTCTATTTTGCTTCGCTTTTGAATCCCGTGGCCTTATTCGAATTACCCGCGGCGTTTATTGCCTTTACGCTTGCTTTACAATACAATTGTGTGCTTATTGGCTGTCGCTGGCTGGGCGATATTCCCCAGAACTTTTCTGCTTATCTTAAAGCCTTCTTCTGGATTGTTATGCCGTTATTAATAATCGCAGGCCTTATCGAAACATTTGCCATTAAGTTTGCTCAGCGCATTGAAGAAGCCGAAGAGGAAAAAGACAAAACAAAAGACGATTTGTAA
- a CDS encoding HAD family hydrolase, translated as MAEIKAIIFDLGRVLVDVKFNQQTAKFFGVDTDHPEDAAKILDAAFNNELFRKLNRGEISSYDFYEAFSRDFNLNLSYQRFVDYWVDVFAPIPGMEDLFWQVKKRYPVGLLSDTDELHWNYCREKFPFIKSVEKPTLSFEIGALKPDKKCYLKAAENVGFAPEVCLFIDDREVNVQGAKKAGMQAVLFEGVEKLKGDFKKLGIEV; from the coding sequence ATGGCAGAGATAAAAGCTATTATTTTTGATCTGGGGCGCGTATTGGTGGACGTTAAGTTCAATCAGCAGACGGCAAAGTTTTTTGGCGTAGATACCGACCATCCGGAGGATGCGGCTAAAATACTGGATGCGGCCTTTAATAACGAATTGTTTAGAAAATTAAACCGTGGCGAAATAAGTTCTTACGATTTTTACGAAGCGTTCAGCAGAGATTTTAATTTGAATTTGAGTTATCAGCGTTTTGTGGATTACTGGGTGGATGTTTTTGCGCCGATTCCGGGCATGGAAGATTTGTTCTGGCAGGTAAAAAAGCGCTATCCGGTGGGCTTGCTGTCTGATACGGATGAACTGCACTGGAATTACTGCAGGGAAAAATTCCCTTTCATCAAATCCGTAGAAAAGCCGACCCTGTCTTTTGAAATAGGCGCCTTAAAGCCAGATAAAAAGTGCTATTTAAAAGCCGCCGAAAATGTCGGTTTTGCGCCGGAGGTATGTCTTTTCATCGACGACAGAGAGGTTAACGTGCAGGGCGCAAAAAAGGCCGGCATGCAGGCTGTGTTATTTGAAGGCGTTGAAAAATTAAAAGGCGACTTTAAAAAATTAGGAATCGAAGTCTGA